The proteins below are encoded in one region of Maribacter aestuarii:
- a CDS encoding DUF3467 domain-containing protein, protein MSDSKKQNQKQINIELDEKVAEGIYSNLAIINHSVSEFVVDFISMMPGAPKAKVKSRIVLTPQHAKKFLKALNDNVQRFEKAHGTIKDYEQPPIPMNFGPTGEA, encoded by the coding sequence ATGAGCGATAGTAAAAAACAAAATCAAAAACAGATAAATATAGAATTGGACGAAAAAGTGGCAGAAGGTATCTATTCCAACTTGGCCATTATTAATCATTCCGTTTCTGAATTTGTCGTTGATTTTATTAGTATGATGCCCGGTGCTCCAAAGGCTAAGGTGAAAAGCAGAATAGTGCTTACCCCACAGCATGCCAAGAAATTTTTAAAGGCCTTGAACGATAACGTTCAGCGCTTTGAGAAAGCACACGGGACCATTAAAGATTATGAGCAACCCCCAATTCCGATGAATTTTGGACCGACAGGGGAAGCATAA
- a CDS encoding Ig-like domain-containing protein, which yields MENITIPIIGYKWLTKALLIALFLTAQTSFSFTMETESSLEDVSLTLYTDTDGDKVPNHVDIDDDGDGIIDSVEDANEDEDNDPSTHPTDTDGDGIPDYLDIDSDNDGILDNVEAQLSENFIAPCGIDSDGNGLDDHYEETPGSCGGLIPVDTDRDHIPDYLDIDSDNDGILDNVEAQTSTDYQAPCGMDSDGNGIDDHYEHKPGSGEGLTPEDTDSDARPDFRDLDSDNDGILDNVEAQSPDDFQAPCGMDSDGNGLDDHYENTPGSGEGITPINSDNDTNPNFRDIDSDDDGIPDNVEAQTTDGYVAPNDDDAATYASNDGINSAYAPEGLDPVNTDGTDAPDYLDGDSDNDLVPDNNEGNDFNFDGVPDQAYTGTDTDGDGLDDGYEGSDVDDGFDVNDEIDDPANDLPDTDGTEDVNYRDLDDDGDGIDTPDEDADGDGDPTDDDTDGDGTPDYLDPDPDPSPDPDTDGDGVTDSVDLDDDNDGVLDTTEDPNIDGDNDPLTDPIDTDGDGYPNHLDIDSDDDGIPDNVEAQTTDGYVAPNDDDAATYASNDGINSAYAPEGLDPVNTDGTDAPDYLDGDSDNDLVPDNNEGNDFNFDGVPDQAYTGTDTDGDGLDDGYEGSDVDDGFDVNDEIDDPANDLPDTDGTEDVNYRDLDDDGDGIDTPDEDADGDGDPTDDDTDGDGTPDYLDPDSPMILDVVDDVASTEEDTPVDIAILDNDTGIPSDGTLTVTDASNGIVTINDGRTPDDITDDTITYTPNDGFNGTDTFEYTVCDAMDNCDTATVTITVGTPPMPDVVDDVASTEEDTPVDIAILDNDTGIPSDGTLTVTDPSNGTVTVNDGGTPDDITDDTITYTPNDGFNGTDTFEYTVCDAMDNCDTATVTITVGTPPMLDVVDDVASTEEDTPVDIAILDNDTGIPSDGTLTVTDPSNGTVTVNDGGTPDDITDDTITYTPNDGFNGTDTFEYTVCDAMDNCDTATVTITVGTPPMPDVVDDVASTEEDTPVDIAILDNDTGIPSDGTLTVTDPSNGTVTVNDGGTPDDITDDTITYTPNDGFNGTDTFEYTVCDAMDNCDTATVTITVGTPPMPDVVDDVASTEEDTPVDIAILDNDTGIPSDGTLTVTDPSNGTVTVNDGGTPDDITDDTITYTPNDGFNGTDTFEYTVCDAMDNCDTATVTITVSAPEVSAIEVNQLVTPNSDGRNDFLFIRGVENIRNSTLRIFNRWGVAVYEGENYNNQNNVFDGRSRGRSTLSVEEYLPSGIYFYIFDYTTLDGVNNVDSEYLYISR from the coding sequence ATGGAAAATATTACAATTCCGATTATTGGTTATAAATGGCTTACCAAGGCTTTGCTAATAGCCCTTTTCCTTACTGCTCAAACAAGCTTTTCCTTTACTATGGAAACTGAGAGTTCTTTGGAAGACGTTTCACTTACGTTATATACGGATACGGATGGCGATAAAGTTCCCAATCATGTTGATATAGATGATGATGGTGACGGAATCATAGATAGCGTGGAAGATGCCAATGAAGATGAAGATAACGACCCATCCACTCATCCTACAGATACGGACGGAGATGGTATTCCTGATTATTTGGACATTGATTCTGACAATGATGGAATTCTTGATAATGTAGAAGCGCAGTTGTCTGAAAATTTTATTGCTCCGTGTGGTATAGATTCAGATGGAAATGGATTGGATGATCATTATGAGGAGACTCCTGGAAGTTGTGGTGGACTTATTCCTGTTGATACTGATAGAGACCATATTCCTGATTATTTGGACATCGATTCTGATAATGATGGAATCTTGGACAATGTAGAGGCCCAGACAAGCACGGATTATCAAGCTCCATGCGGAATGGACAGTGATGGTAATGGTATTGATGATCATTATGAGCATAAACCAGGGTCTGGAGAAGGTCTAACGCCAGAGGATACCGATAGTGATGCTAGACCCGATTTTAGGGACTTGGATTCGGACAACGATGGAATCTTAGACAATGTTGAAGCGCAATCACCGGATGATTTTCAGGCTCCCTGCGGAATGGATAGCGATGGAAACGGACTGGATGATCACTATGAAAATACGCCAGGTTCAGGTGAAGGAATTACTCCGATTAATTCGGATAATGATACAAATCCAAATTTTAGGGACATCGACAGTGACGACGACGGCATCCCCGACAACGTTGAGGCGCAGACTACCGACGGCTATGTTGCCCCTAACGATGACGACGCGGCGACCTACGCCTCGAACGACGGTATCAACAGTGCGTACGCCCCCGAGGGTCTCGACCCCGTGAACACGGACGGTACGGACGCGCCCGACTACCTTGACGGTGACAGTGACAACGACCTTGTACCGGACAACAACGAGGGCAACGACTTCAACTTCGACGGTGTCCCCGACCAGGCCTATACGGGCACGGACACGGACGGCGACGGGCTGGACGACGGCTACGAGGGCAGCGATGTTGACGACGGCTTCGACGTTAACGATGAGATCGACGACCCCGCGAACGACCTTCCTGACACGGACGGGACGGAGGACGTGAACTACAGGGACCTTGACGACGACGGCGACGGTATAGACACCCCCGACGAGGACGCGGACGGTGACGGCGACCCTACCGACGACGATACGGACGGCGACGGTACGCCGGACTACCTCGACCCTGACCCAGACCCTTCTCCTGACCCTGATACCGATGGTGACGGCGTAACGGACAGCGTCGACCTTGACGACGACAACGACGGGGTACTGGATACTACGGAAGACCCCAACATCGACGGCGACAACGATCCGTTGACCGACCCTATCGACACGGACGGTGACGGTTACCCTAACCATTTGGACATCGACAGTGACGACGACGGCATCCCCGACAACGTTGAGGCGCAGACTACCGACGGCTATGTTGCCCCTAACGATGACGACGCGGCGACCTACGCCTCGAACGACGGTATCAACAGTGCGTACGCCCCCGAGGGTCTCGACCCCGTGAACACGGACGGTACGGACGCGCCCGACTACCTTGACGGTGACAGTGACAACGACCTTGTACCGGACAACAACGAGGGCAACGACTTCAACTTCGACGGTGTCCCCGACCAGGCCTATACGGGCACGGACACGGACGGCGACGGGCTGGACGACGGCTACGAGGGCAGCGATGTTGACGACGGCTTCGACGTTAACGATGAGATCGACGACCCCGCGAACGACCTTCCTGACACGGACGGGACGGAGGACGTGAACTACAGGGACCTTGACGACGACGGCGACGGTATAGACACCCCCGACGAGGACGCGGACGGTGACGGCGACCCTACCGACGACGATACGGACGGCGACGGTACGCCGGACTACCTCGACCCTGACAGTCCAATGATTTTAGATGTAGTAGACGATGTCGCTTCCACGGAAGAGGACACTCCCGTTGACATAGCTATATTGGACAATGATACTGGTATCCCCAGCGATGGTACCTTGACGGTAACCGATGCATCGAACGGGATCGTAACGATAAACGACGGCCGAACCCCGGACGATATTACGGACGATACAATCACGTACACACCTAACGACGGCTTCAACGGTACGGATACTTTCGAGTATACGGTGTGCGACGCCATGGACAACTGCGATACCGCCACGGTCACTATAACCGTGGGCACACCTCCAATGCCGGATGTAGTGGACGATGTCGCTTCCACGGAAGAGGACACTCCCGTTGACATAGCTATATTGGACAATGATACTGGTATCCCCAGCGATGGTACCTTGACGGTAACCGACCCTTCTAACGGAACGGTTACGGTAAACGACGGCGGAACCCCGGACGATATTACGGACGATACAATCACGTACACACCTAACGACGGCTTCAACGGTACGGATACTTTCGAGTATACGGTGTGCGACGCCATGGACAACTGCGATACCGCCACGGTCACTATAACCGTGGGCACACCTCCAATGCTGGATGTAGTGGACGATGTCGCTTCCACGGAAGAGGACACTCCCGTTGACATAGCTATATTGGACAATGATACTGGTATCCCCAGCGATGGTACCTTGACGGTAACCGACCCTTCTAACGGAACGGTTACGGTAAACGACGGCGGAACCCCGGACGATATTACGGACGATACAATCACGTACACACCTAACGACGGCTTCAACGGTACGGATACTTTCGAGTATACGGTGTGCGACGCCATGGACAACTGCGATACCGCCACGGTCACTATAACCGTGGGCACACCTCCAATGCCGGATGTAGTGGACGATGTCGCTTCCACGGAAGAGGACACTCCCGTTGACATAGCTATATTGGACAATGATACTGGTATCCCCAGCGATGGTACCTTGACGGTAACCGACCCTTCTAACGGAACGGTTACGGTAAACGACGGCGGAACCCCGGACGATATTACGGACGATACAATCACGTACACACCTAACGACGGCTTCAACGGTACGGATACTTTCGAGTATACGGTGTGCGACGCCATGGACAACTGCGATACCGCCACGGTCACTATAACCGTGGGCACACCTCCAATGCCGGATGTAGTGGACGATGTCGCTTCCACGGAAGAGGACACTCCCGTTGACATAGCTATATTGGACAATGATACTGGTATCCCCAGCGATGGTACCTTGACGGTAACCGACCCTTCTAACGGAACGGTTACGGTAAACGACGGCGGAACCCCGGACGATATTACGGACGATACAATCACGTACACACCTAACGACGGCTTCAACGGTACGGATACTTTCGAGTATACGGTCTGCGACGCCATGGACAACTGCGATACGGCTACGGTTACCATAACGGTAAGTGCTCCAGAAGTTTCTGCAATAGAAGTCAATCAATTGGTTACGCCTAATTCGGATGGAAGGAATGATTTCCTATTTATCCGTGGAGTTGAAAACATAAGAAATAGTACATTAAGAATTTTCAATAGATGGGGTGTTGCGGTGTATGAAGGTGAAAACTACAATAATCAAAACAATGTATTCGATGGTCGTTCAAGAGGTAGGTCCACGCTAAGTGTAGAGGAATATTTACCTTCGGGGATATATTTTTACATTTTTGATTACACAACTTTGGATGGAGTTAATAATGTGGATAGTGAGTATCTTTACATCAGTAGATAA
- a CDS encoding peptide chain release factor 3: MTFKQEIARRRTFGIISHPDAGKTTLTEKLLLFGGAIQEAGAVKNNKIKKTATSDFMEIERQRGISVATSVLAFIYKDKKINILDTPGHKDFAEDTFRTLTAVDSVIVVIDVAKGVEEQTVKLVEVCRMRNIPMLVFINKLDREGQDAFDLLDELEQKLGLSVTPLSFPIGMGYDFKGIYNIYEKNINLFTGDNKKNIEETIAFDDINSSELEKIIGSKAAQELRDNLELVWGVYPPFDKKAYLAGEQQPVFFGSALNNFGVRELLDCFIEIAPAPKPKMAEERLVTADEPELTGFVFKIHANMDPKHRDRLAFVKIVSGKFERNKPYLHVRHNKKLKFSSPNAFFAEKKEIVDESFPGDIVGLHDTGNFKIGDTLTEGEVLHYKGVPSFSPEHFRYINNADPMKSKQLNKGIDQLMDEGVAQLFTLEMNGRKVIGTVGALQFEVIQYRLEHEYGAKCSYENFPVYKACWVGTENRKSDEFKEFVRVKQKFLAKDKRGQLVFLADSQFSLQMTQQKYPSVKLHFTSEFD, from the coding sequence ATGACATTTAAGCAAGAAATAGCAAGGAGGCGGACGTTTGGAATTATTTCACATCCCGATGCCGGTAAGACTACACTTACCGAAAAACTACTATTGTTTGGGGGAGCCATACAAGAGGCCGGTGCAGTTAAGAATAACAAAATCAAAAAAACTGCTACCAGTGATTTTATGGAGATAGAGCGGCAAAGAGGAATTTCTGTTGCTACCTCTGTTTTGGCCTTTATCTATAAGGATAAAAAAATAAACATTCTAGATACCCCCGGACACAAGGACTTTGCCGAGGACACTTTTCGCACATTAACTGCTGTGGACAGCGTTATCGTTGTTATTGATGTCGCAAAGGGTGTTGAGGAACAAACCGTCAAACTAGTAGAAGTTTGCCGGATGCGAAACATACCTATGCTTGTATTCATAAATAAACTTGACAGGGAAGGACAGGACGCTTTTGACCTATTGGACGAGCTAGAGCAGAAATTAGGTTTATCTGTTACACCATTGAGTTTTCCAATAGGGATGGGTTATGACTTCAAAGGCATATACAATATATACGAGAAAAATATAAATCTATTTACAGGGGACAACAAGAAGAATATTGAAGAAACCATCGCTTTTGACGATATCAACAGTTCGGAACTGGAAAAGATTATCGGCTCAAAAGCCGCTCAGGAACTACGGGATAATTTAGAATTGGTTTGGGGCGTTTACCCGCCTTTCGATAAAAAAGCTTATTTAGCCGGGGAACAACAACCTGTTTTCTTTGGGTCGGCATTAAATAATTTTGGAGTACGGGAACTATTGGATTGTTTCATAGAAATTGCCCCGGCACCAAAGCCAAAAATGGCAGAGGAAAGATTGGTAACTGCGGATGAACCGGAATTAACCGGCTTCGTGTTTAAAATTCATGCCAATATGGATCCCAAGCACAGAGATCGATTAGCTTTTGTGAAAATTGTGTCCGGTAAATTTGAGCGAAACAAGCCCTATCTTCATGTAAGGCACAACAAAAAATTAAAATTTTCCAGTCCCAACGCATTTTTTGCGGAAAAAAAGGAAATTGTGGACGAATCGTTTCCCGGTGATATTGTAGGCTTACATGATACCGGTAACTTTAAAATAGGTGATACCCTTACTGAAGGGGAAGTTTTACACTATAAAGGTGTTCCGAGTTTTTCTCCGGAGCATTTTAGGTATATCAATAATGCAGACCCAATGAAATCCAAGCAATTGAATAAGGGTATAGACCAGTTAATGGATGAAGGTGTCGCTCAACTTTTTACGTTGGAAATGAACGGACGCAAAGTAATAGGTACAGTGGGTGCCCTGCAATTTGAAGTCATTCAGTATCGATTGGAGCATGAATATGGTGCCAAATGCAGCTATGAAAATTTTCCGGTATACAAAGCTTGCTGGGTAGGCACGGAGAATAGAAAAAGTGACGAGTTCAAGGAATTTGTAAGGGTAAAACAAAAATTTCTTGCAAAAGACAAACGTGGACAACTTGTTTTCCTTGCAGATTCCCAGTTTTCCTTACAAATGACACAGCAAAAATATCCGTCCGTGAAACTCCATTTTACATCGGAGTTCGACTAA
- the rpoC gene encoding DNA-directed RNA polymerase subunit beta' gives MARIKDNNPIKRFDKISIGLASPEAILAESRGEVLKPETINYRTHKPERDGLFCERIFGPVKDYECACGKYKRIRYRGIVCDRCGVEVTEKKVRRDRVGHINLVVPVAHIWYFRSLPNKIGYLLGLPSKKLDMIIYYERYVVIQPGIAKGPEGEEVQKMDFLTEEEYLNILESIPQENQYLEDSDPNKFIAKMGAECLIDLLGRINLKELSFELRHKANTETSKQRKTEALKRLQVVEALRESQDNRENLPEWMIMKVIPVIPPELRPLVPLDGGRFATSDLNDLYRRVIIRNNRLKRLVEIKAPEVILRNEKRMLQEAVDSLFDNTRKASAVKTESNRPLKSLSDSLKGKQGRFRQNLLGKRVDYSARSVIVVGPEMKLFECGLPKDMAAELYKPFVIRKLIERGIVKTVKSAKKIIDKKEPVVWDILENVLKGHPVLLNRAPTLHRLGIQAFQPKLIEGKAIRLHPLVCTAFNADFDGDQMAVHLPLGPEAILEAQLLMLASHNILNPANGSPITVPSQDMVLGLYYMTKERKSTPEVPIKGEGMTFYSYEEVEIAFNEGMVNLNAGIKVRAKDFNEEGELVNKIIPTTVGRVLFNMEVPEAAGYINDVLNKKSLRDIIGGILAVTDVPTTADFLDKIKTMGYEFAFKGGLSFSLGDIIIPEEKHEMISDANGQVDGIMANYNMGLITNNERYNQVIDVWTSTNAMLTELAMKRIREDQQGFNSVYMMLDSGARGSKEQIRQLTGMRGLMAKPKKSTAGGGEIIENPILSNFKEGLSILEYFISTHGARKGLADTALKTADAGYLTRRLVDVSQDVIINTEDCETLRGVEVQALKKNEEIVETLGERILGRVSLHDVYNPMNEELLLTAGQEIMESDVKKIEASPVERIEVRSALTCEADKGICAKCYGRNLSTNKMVQRGEAVGVVAAQSIGEPGTQLTLRTFHVGGIAGNISEDNKLEVKFAGIAEIEDLRTVKGENSEGKPAEIVISRTSEIKVVDAKTGITLSTNNIPYGSQLFVKDGAKVKEGEVICSWDPYNGVIVSEFPGKIAYENIEQGVTYQVEIDEQTGFQEKVISESRNKKLIPTLLIQDGKGETLRSYNLPVGSHIMVDDGDKIKEGKILVKIPRKSAKSGDITGGLPRVTELFEARNPSNPAVVSEIDGVVSFGKIKRGNREIIIESKLGEVKKYLVKLSNQILVQENDYVRAGMPLSDGSITPEDILAIKGPSAVQQYLVNEVQEVYRLQGVKINDKHFEVVVRQMMRKVRIVDPGDTIFLENQLIHKDDFIRENDEIYGMKVVMEAGESENLKAGQIISPRDLRDENSLLRRADKTLVEARDAVAATATPILQGITRASLQTKSFISAASFQETTKVLNEAAVSGKVDTLEGLKENVIVGHKIPAGTGMRDYENIIVGSKEEYDEIMARKEALRF, from the coding sequence ATGGCTAGAATAAAAGATAATAACCCAATAAAAAGGTTTGATAAAATTTCAATTGGATTAGCTTCCCCGGAAGCAATTTTAGCAGAATCCAGAGGTGAAGTTTTAAAGCCTGAAACAATTAACTATAGAACGCACAAGCCGGAACGTGACGGGCTTTTCTGTGAACGCATTTTCGGTCCTGTAAAGGATTACGAGTGTGCCTGTGGAAAATACAAGCGTATCCGATACCGTGGTATTGTTTGTGACCGTTGCGGTGTGGAGGTTACAGAAAAGAAAGTACGTAGAGATAGGGTAGGGCATATCAATTTGGTAGTGCCTGTTGCTCATATTTGGTACTTCCGCTCTTTGCCCAACAAGATTGGATACTTACTTGGACTTCCGTCCAAGAAATTGGATATGATAATCTACTACGAGCGTTATGTGGTTATACAGCCAGGTATTGCCAAAGGCCCTGAAGGTGAGGAAGTACAGAAAATGGACTTCTTAACAGAGGAAGAATACCTAAACATTCTGGAATCAATTCCTCAGGAGAATCAATACCTAGAGGATTCCGACCCTAACAAGTTCATCGCTAAAATGGGCGCCGAGTGTTTGATTGACCTTTTAGGAAGAATCAATTTAAAGGAACTTTCCTTTGAACTTCGTCACAAAGCGAATACGGAAACTTCTAAGCAAAGAAAAACCGAGGCCTTGAAACGTCTCCAAGTGGTTGAAGCTTTAAGGGAATCCCAAGACAATAGGGAAAACCTTCCGGAATGGATGATAATGAAGGTGATACCTGTTATTCCGCCGGAATTGAGACCATTAGTACCGTTGGATGGTGGTCGTTTTGCGACATCGGATTTGAACGATTTATACAGAAGGGTGATTATTCGTAACAATCGTCTAAAAAGATTGGTTGAAATCAAAGCTCCTGAAGTAATTCTGAGAAATGAGAAACGTATGCTTCAAGAAGCGGTGGATTCGCTATTTGATAATACGCGAAAAGCTTCTGCTGTTAAGACCGAGTCTAACAGACCCTTGAAATCCTTATCGGATTCACTTAAAGGAAAGCAAGGTCGTTTTCGTCAGAACTTATTAGGAAAGCGTGTGGATTATTCTGCGCGTTCCGTAATCGTGGTTGGTCCAGAAATGAAATTGTTTGAGTGTGGACTTCCAAAGGATATGGCTGCTGAACTTTACAAACCTTTCGTAATCAGAAAATTGATTGAAAGAGGTATTGTTAAGACGGTAAAATCTGCCAAGAAAATAATTGACAAGAAAGAGCCCGTAGTTTGGGATATTTTAGAAAATGTATTGAAAGGACACCCGGTATTATTGAACCGTGCGCCTACATTACACCGTTTAGGTATTCAAGCTTTTCAGCCGAAATTAATTGAAGGAAAAGCGATTCGTTTACACCCATTGGTATGTACAGCATTTAACGCGGATTTTGATGGTGACCAAATGGCAGTGCATTTACCACTAGGCCCTGAAGCTATTTTAGAGGCACAATTGTTAATGCTTGCCTCTCATAATATATTGAATCCTGCCAATGGTTCTCCAATTACGGTACCATCTCAGGATATGGTCTTGGGTTTATATTATATGACCAAAGAGCGTAAATCTACACCCGAAGTACCTATTAAAGGTGAAGGAATGACTTTTTATTCCTACGAAGAAGTGGAAATTGCCTTTAATGAGGGAATGGTAAACTTGAATGCGGGCATTAAGGTTAGGGCTAAGGATTTCAATGAAGAAGGAGAGTTAGTAAACAAGATTATTCCAACAACGGTTGGTAGGGTTTTGTTTAACATGGAAGTGCCGGAAGCTGCCGGTTACATCAACGATGTATTGAACAAAAAGTCTTTAAGAGATATCATCGGTGGTATTTTGGCGGTGACCGATGTTCCGACTACAGCAGATTTCTTGGATAAGATCAAGACCATGGGATATGAGTTTGCCTTTAAGGGTGGACTATCCTTTAGTTTAGGAGATATTATTATTCCTGAAGAAAAGCACGAGATGATTTCCGATGCTAACGGACAAGTGGACGGTATTATGGCCAATTACAATATGGGTCTTATTACCAACAACGAACGTTACAATCAGGTTATTGATGTTTGGACTTCAACCAACGCTATGTTGACGGAGTTGGCCATGAAGCGAATTCGCGAGGACCAGCAAGGCTTCAACTCGGTTTATATGATGCTTGATTCTGGTGCAAGGGGTTCTAAGGAACAAATTCGTCAGTTGACAGGTATGCGTGGACTAATGGCCAAACCTAAAAAATCTACTGCGGGTGGGGGTGAAATTATTGAAAACCCTATTCTTTCTAACTTTAAGGAAGGATTATCCATTTTGGAATACTTTATATCAACACACGGTGCGCGTAAAGGATTGGCGGATACGGCTTTAAAAACTGCGGATGCGGGTTACCTAACCCGACGTTTGGTTGATGTTTCACAAGACGTAATCATTAATACAGAGGATTGTGAGACACTTAGAGGCGTAGAGGTACAAGCGCTTAAAAAGAACGAAGAGATTGTAGAGACGCTGGGAGAACGTATCCTTGGTAGAGTTTCATTGCACGATGTTTACAATCCTATGAATGAGGAATTGTTGCTCACCGCCGGTCAGGAAATCATGGAGTCCGATGTTAAGAAAATAGAGGCATCCCCAGTTGAGAGAATTGAGGTAAGGTCAGCATTAACTTGTGAAGCGGACAAAGGTATTTGTGCCAAATGTTATGGTAGAAACCTATCTACGAACAAAATGGTTCAACGAGGTGAGGCAGTTGGTGTTGTAGCGGCCCAATCTATTGGGGAGCCGGGAACTCAGTTGACGCTGAGAACCTTCCACGTAGGTGGTATTGCAGGTAACATTTCAGAGGACAATAAGCTTGAAGTTAAGTTTGCCGGTATAGCGGAAATTGAGGATTTAAGAACTGTAAAAGGGGAAAATTCAGAAGGAAAGCCTGCCGAAATTGTAATTTCTAGAACTTCGGAAATCAAAGTAGTTGATGCCAAGACAGGGATTACATTAAGTACCAATAACATTCCGTACGGTTCTCAACTTTTCGTGAAGGACGGAGCTAAGGTCAAGGAAGGTGAGGTCATCTGTTCATGGGATCCGTACAACGGTGTAATCGTTTCGGAATTCCCAGGTAAAATTGCTTATGAAAATATTGAGCAAGGAGTTACCTACCAAGTAGAGATTGATGAACAAACTGGTTTCCAAGAAAAAGTTATTTCAGAATCGAGGAATAAGAAGTTGATACCCACCTTGTTAATTCAAGATGGTAAAGGCGAAACCCTTCGTTCGTATAACCTACCGGTAGGATCACATATCATGGTAGATGATGGGGATAAGATTAAGGAAGGTAAGATTTTGGTGAAGATTCCACGTAAATCTGCAAAATCCGGTGATATTACCGGTGGTCTTCCAAGAGTAACGGAGCTTTTTGAAGCTCGTAATCCTTCTAATCCAGCGGTTGTTTCTGAAATTGACGGAGTAGTATCCTTTGGCAAAATCAAAAGAGGTAACCGTGAAATCATTATAGAATCCAAATTAGGCGAAGTCAAAAAGTATTTGGTGAAGCTTTCAAATCAGATTTTGGTTCAAGAAAATGATTATGTGCGTGCCGGAATGCCACTTTCTGACGGGTCTATTACCCCAGAGGATATTTTGGCGATAAAAGGACCATCGGCAGTACAGCAATATTTGGTGAACGAAGTACAGGAAGTTTATCGTTTGCAAGGTGTTAAGATAAACGATAAACACTTTGAGGTTGTAGTGCGTCAAATGATGCGTAAGGTTCGAATTGTAGATCCAGGAGATACCATATTCCTTGAGAATCAATTGATACACAAGGACGACTTTATACGCGAAAATGATGAAATTTACGGTATGAAGGTAGTGATGGAAGCTGGTGAATCCGAAAACCTTAAAGCTGGTCAAATTATTAGTCCAAGAGATTTAAGGGATGAAAACTCATTGTTAAGACGAGCGGATAAAACATTGGTTGAAGCCAGGGATGCGGTTGCAGCCACTGCGACTCCAATACTACAAGGTATCACTAGAGCATCGTTACAGACAAAATCTTTCATTTCCGCGGCTTCTTTCCAAGAAACCACAAAGGTGTTGAACGAGGCTGCTGTAAGCGGTAAGGTAGACACCCTGGAAGGACTAAAGGAAAATGTAATTGTTGGTCATAAGATTCCTGCAGGAACGGGAATGCGAGACTACGAAAACATTATCGTGGGTTCTAAAGAGGAATACGATGAAATCATGGCCAGAAAAGAGGCCTTAAGATTCTAA